The following are from one region of the Fibrobacter sp. UWR3 genome:
- a CDS encoding glycosyltransferase: protein MIKYSFVVPVYNVKQYLYRCVNSVLEQDYKDFEMILVDDGSSDGSQELCDLIRSKDNRVKVIHKPNGGLSDARNVGMQNASGEYIIFLDSDDFILNNVCLELDCCICESVDVIVMDASVNTKNFWVHDPSLKGILLNGKEFLKRSLKKKKMPMAAWLYIYKKSFLDANKLMFKKGILHEDEQFTPRAILAAKSVVYSGIMHYGYEIRPESIMTKKDKSQNLMDFYETCLELEILYKRISDFTLQRFLRDSLVQKYLSIYQLGNLYKKSFPFSGKFFLLRNSKLLKTKMKSFVFFISPRLYCFINEMAKTVLDKCCR, encoded by the coding sequence ATGATTAAATATTCTTTTGTTGTTCCTGTTTATAATGTCAAACAGTATTTGTATCGATGCGTAAATTCTGTTTTAGAACAAGATTATAAAGATTTTGAGATGATTCTTGTTGATGATGGTAGTTCTGATGGTTCACAGGAATTATGTGATTTAATAAGAAGCAAAGATAATCGTGTAAAGGTTATTCACAAACCAAATGGAGGTCTTTCAGATGCAAGAAATGTAGGTATGCAAAATGCGTCTGGTGAATATATTATTTTTTTAGATTCTGATGATTTTATATTAAATAATGTTTGCTTGGAGCTAGATTGTTGTATTTGTGAATCCGTAGATGTTATTGTGATGGATGCATCTGTTAATACTAAAAATTTTTGGGTTCACGATCCATCCTTGAAAGGGATTTTATTAAATGGCAAAGAATTTCTAAAAAGATCGTTGAAAAAAAAGAAAATGCCTATGGCGGCTTGGCTATATATCTACAAAAAATCATTTCTTGACGCAAATAAATTGATGTTTAAGAAAGGAATTCTTCACGAGGATGAACAATTTACTCCAAGAGCAATTCTTGCTGCTAAAAGTGTTGTTTATTCAGGTATTATGCATTATGGATACGAAATTCGTCCAGAATCAATTATGACAAAAAAAGATAAAAGTCAAAATTTAATGGATTTTTATGAGACATGTTTGGAATTAGAAATCCTTTATAAAAGAATAAGTGATTTTACTTTGCAAAGATTTCTGCGGGATAGCTTGGTTCAAAAGTATTTGTCTATATATCAGTTGGGAAATTTATATAAAAAATCTTTTCCTTTTAGTGGAAAATTTTTTTTGCTGAGGAATTCAAAACTTCTGAAAACAAAAATGAAAAGCTTTGTGTTTTTCATTAGTCCAAGATTGTATTGTTTTATAAATGAAATGGCGAAAACGGTGCTTGATAAATGTTGTAGATGA
- a CDS encoding O-antigen ligase family protein: MSLIKFFAYVYLFSWIVMAFLPYVYFSTKVYYALLFIFSLTSLLFSVYAVLKFNLPAYFKVLFVFVFFLFIYGAYIAILGENIYWQGGGRFVNSYDYVLWLLTSMLSSIVVYTFSSRGILQNGEMKLFFLIAFVSSVFAFQVFSNEKIIEASKLGLDDDEFTVTCVYSFLSLFPFVVLLKKSVLLQFSGVCAIFTFCVLGVKRGPILLCALCSLFFVWNLLQGSSIKKKLLVVFLLFIASVGIYDFILSQIENSPYFALRVEQTLAGDSSGRDSYGKVILDYYLNHTNLREFFLGMGANQTLSVNVSFAHNDWLGILLEQGVVGVLLYLVYWIGFFMSWMKSKKNKDAYTALGVLLLIGIGKSLFSMYYLPVTAEMIISSGFFAVGLGYFMGIAYPQEDVFGLSERQSMVDNT, translated from the coding sequence ATGTCATTAATTAAATTTTTTGCATATGTTTATCTGTTTTCGTGGATAGTAATGGCTTTTCTTCCATATGTATATTTTTCAACGAAAGTATATTATGCTTTGTTATTCATTTTTTCCTTAACATCTTTGCTTTTTTCCGTATATGCTGTTTTAAAATTCAATTTGCCCGCATACTTTAAAGTGCTTTTTGTATTTGTATTTTTCCTTTTTATCTATGGCGCTTATATTGCCATTCTTGGAGAAAATATATATTGGCAAGGAGGAGGACGTTTTGTTAATAGTTATGACTATGTTTTATGGCTGTTAACATCTATGCTTTCTTCAATTGTTGTTTACACATTTTCCAGTAGAGGAATCCTTCAAAATGGTGAAATGAAACTGTTTTTTTTGATTGCTTTTGTCTCGAGTGTTTTTGCGTTTCAAGTTTTTTCAAATGAAAAGATAATTGAGGCTTCGAAACTTGGCTTGGATGATGATGAATTTACTGTAACATGTGTGTATTCCTTTTTGAGCCTGTTTCCATTTGTTGTACTTTTAAAGAAAAGTGTCTTGTTGCAGTTTTCCGGAGTCTGTGCAATATTTACTTTTTGCGTTCTAGGTGTAAAACGAGGACCTATATTATTGTGTGCGTTATGCTCGTTGTTTTTTGTATGGAACTTGTTGCAGGGCTCTTCAATAAAAAAGAAATTATTAGTTGTTTTCTTGCTGTTTATTGCGTCTGTAGGTATATATGATTTTATTCTAAGTCAAATAGAAAATAGTCCTTACTTTGCTTTACGAGTCGAACAAACTTTAGCAGGAGATTCTAGTGGAAGAGATTCTTATGGTAAGGTCATTCTTGATTATTATTTAAATCATACGAATCTAAGGGAGTTTTTTTTAGGAATGGGTGCAAACCAAACCTTATCAGTAAATGTATCTTTTGCTCATAACGATTGGTTGGGTATTCTTTTGGAACAGGGTGTTGTTGGCGTTCTTCTCTATCTTGTTTATTGGATTGGTTTCTTTATGTCTTGGATGAAATCAAAAAAAAATAAAGATGCCTATACTGCGTTGGGAGTTCTACTTCTTATAGGAATAGGTAAATCTCTATTTTCGATGTATTATTTGCCTGTTACTGCGGAAATGATAATCTCTTCTGGTTTTTTTGCTGTTGGTTTGGGATACTTTATGGGTATAGCATATCCACAGGAAGATGTATTTGGTTTGTCTGAAAGACAATCAATGGTTGACAATACTTGA
- a CDS encoding glycosyltransferase, with protein MVVQVLVAAMRQNDHSLLEKMHLKTDAIVANQCDFNSVEDFEWNEHKIRYLNFAERGVGLNRNNALMRATGDICLFADDDMVYVDDYVEKVNKAFELYPDADVIAFNLIEPKITRYVIKKAYKVGFLNYLRFGTARVAVRLKSVREKGIYFNQCFGGGTEHSHGEDNIFLTDCLRKGLKMYAVPDYIAELTEERQSTWKTGYDEKYFRDQGALYKMISPRWWKLLCLQDAIRHRRLYKQNPLIVLRKMLSCEEE; from the coding sequence ATGGTTGTTCAGGTTTTGGTTGCTGCAATGCGTCAAAATGATCATAGTCTTTTGGAAAAAATGCATCTGAAAACTGATGCTATTGTTGCAAATCAATGCGATTTTAATTCGGTAGAAGACTTTGAATGGAATGAACATAAAATACGTTACTTAAATTTTGCAGAAAGAGGTGTTGGCTTAAATCGCAATAATGCACTTATGCGTGCGACGGGAGACATCTGCCTTTTTGCTGATGATGATATGGTCTATGTTGATGACTATGTAGAAAAAGTGAATAAAGCTTTTGAACTTTATCCTGACGCCGATGTTATAGCCTTTAATTTGATAGAACCTAAAATTACGCGATATGTAATCAAAAAGGCTTATAAAGTCGGTTTCTTGAACTATTTGCGTTTTGGAACGGCTCGTGTTGCGGTTCGATTAAAATCTGTTCGAGAAAAGGGCATTTACTTTAATCAATGTTTTGGAGGTGGAACAGAGCATAGTCATGGAGAAGATAATATCTTTTTGACGGATTGTCTTCGAAAAGGCTTGAAAATGTACGCCGTTCCTGACTACATAGCAGAACTTACGGAAGAACGTCAATCAACTTGGAAAACTGGCTATGATGAGAAATATTTTCGTGATCAGGGTGCGCTCTATAAGATGATTTCTCCGAGATGGTGGAAACTACTTTGTTTACAAGATGCAATAAGACATCGTAGACTTTATAAACAAAATCCTTTAATCGTGTTGAGAAAAATGTTGTCTTGTGAGGAAGAATGA
- a CDS encoding DapH/DapD/GlmU-related protein: MVKPIRKFIAQVLAPYCPLNWVRILLYRICGFKIGKHCFIGMRCYLDDMCYDMLKIGNNCIISYGVFFACHGRNQVHLPITIEDGVYIGMRSSVISKTPEGNGLTIGEDAVIGACTLVNKNIPAGATAVGVPCKVMR, from the coding sequence ATGGTGAAACCTATTAGAAAATTTATTGCACAGGTCTTGGCTCCATATTGTCCTCTCAATTGGGTCCGAATTTTGTTGTATCGAATCTGTGGCTTTAAGATTGGTAAGCATTGTTTTATAGGAATGCGCTGCTACTTGGATGATATGTGCTACGATATGCTGAAAATTGGCAATAATTGCATCATTTCTTATGGTGTGTTCTTTGCTTGCCACGGGCGGAATCAAGTACATTTGCCGATTACCATTGAAGATGGCGTATATATAGGGATGCGTTCAAGTGTTATTAGTAAAACTCCAGAAGGCAATGGTTTAACTATTGGAGAGGATGCTGTTATCGGTGCTTGTACTTTGGTTAATAAAAATATTCCGGCAGGAGCAACTGCTGTTGGTGTACCTTGTAAAGTAATGAGATGA
- a CDS encoding oligosaccharide flippase family protein yields the protein MLKSQLKIGAALSYLVLGLQNLVGLIYTPFMLRMMGKSEYGLYSIAASVVAYLTILDFGFGNAIVRYTAKYRAEGKLNEQYKMFGMFFLLYCVVGVVTLIVGGILCCNAERVFDAAMSVDELRRTKLVLALMVANLAITFPLSLFGSIIVAYEQFVFQKIVAIIRIFLNTITMVVLLVLGYKAVAMVVVTTIFNLLSLGCNYLYCRRFLKIRLKFGRIQWGFLKEISVFSMWIFMSVVMDKVYWSTGQFVLGAYVGTAAVAVFAVAIQLQRMYMGFSLAISNVFLPKVTAMIVKNADEKVVSDLFLKTGRVQYCVIALILSGFFLFGKSFIVLWAGSGYEDAYVISMIFFIPFTVDLIQNIGLVILQARNQVKFRSILSLLAALGSLGIQIPLAKHYGGIGCAIGIAIGLVVAQVIVMNVYYKIRQKIDVFMFWMNIFKMSIMPIIMTFVCYLILQGFVIDSWQKWVVCVGVYLVVYIPLFFLLSMNPFERNLVKTPIIKILKKIS from the coding sequence ATGCTTAAATCTCAACTGAAAATTGGAGCCGCGCTTTCGTATTTGGTTCTGGGACTTCAGAACCTAGTTGGCCTTATTTATACTCCGTTTATGCTTCGCATGATGGGAAAATCTGAGTATGGGTTGTATTCAATAGCGGCATCGGTGGTTGCGTATTTGACGATCCTTGATTTTGGATTTGGTAATGCTATTGTGCGCTATACGGCAAAATATCGTGCAGAAGGAAAGCTTAATGAACAGTACAAAATGTTTGGAATGTTTTTTTTGCTTTATTGTGTTGTTGGCGTAGTGACGTTGATTGTGGGTGGAATTCTGTGTTGTAATGCTGAAAGAGTTTTTGATGCTGCAATGAGTGTGGACGAACTTCGAAGAACGAAACTGGTTCTTGCGTTAATGGTTGCTAATTTGGCAATCACATTCCCGTTGAGCTTGTTTGGTTCTATTATTGTTGCGTATGAACAGTTTGTTTTTCAGAAAATTGTCGCAATTATCCGTATATTTTTAAATACGATAACAATGGTTGTTTTGCTTGTTTTGGGATACAAAGCCGTTGCAATGGTTGTTGTAACAACAATCTTTAATTTACTCTCTTTGGGTTGCAATTACCTTTATTGTAGACGCTTTCTGAAAATTCGTTTGAAGTTTGGACGGATTCAATGGGGCTTTCTTAAAGAGATTTCAGTTTTTTCTATGTGGATATTCATGAGTGTTGTGATGGATAAGGTTTATTGGAGTACTGGCCAATTTGTGTTGGGTGCTTATGTGGGGACGGCGGCTGTTGCTGTATTTGCTGTTGCAATACAACTTCAGCGTATGTACATGGGCTTTTCTCTCGCAATAAGCAATGTTTTTTTGCCTAAAGTTACAGCGATGATCGTTAAAAATGCTGATGAAAAAGTTGTATCAGATTTGTTTTTAAAAACGGGAAGGGTACAATATTGTGTTATTGCTTTGATTTTATCTGGTTTTTTCTTATTTGGAAAATCTTTTATTGTTTTGTGGGCCGGCTCCGGTTATGAGGATGCTTACGTTATATCGATGATTTTCTTCATTCCATTTACGGTTGATTTAATCCAAAATATCGGATTGGTGATACTTCAAGCTAGAAATCAAGTGAAATTTCGAAGTATTCTTAGCTTGTTGGCTGCATTAGGAAGCTTGGGTATTCAAATCCCCCTTGCAAAACATTATGGTGGAATTGGTTGTGCAATTGGCATTGCAATTGGGCTTGTTGTAGCTCAAGTGATTGTGATGAATGTCTATTACAAAATTAGACAAAAAATAGATGTTTTTATGTTTTGGATGAACATTTTTAAGATGTCTATAATGCCTATCATAATGACATTTGTTTGTTACCTAATATTGCAAGGATTTGTAATTGATTCATGGCAGAAATGGGTGGTTTGTGTTGGAGTTTATTTGGTTGTGTATATACCTCTATTTTTCCTGCTATCTATGAATCCCTTCGAACGAAATTTGGTGAAAACACCCATAATCAAAATTCTAAAAAAGATTTCTTGA
- a CDS encoding acyltransferase, whose protein sequence is MLLATIGNLLPCRRHPFGKIGNALRVHFARQICAKVGKGCLIEKGASFNEGAILEDFSAVGVNCFIDSSVHIKGHNMMGPNVKIYTRNHFYDDVKHCFDGNTAQKKVIVGAYTWIGTQVLIMPGASIGDHSIIGAGAVVSKTIPSGVLAAGNPCVVKKIIDKEFYKG, encoded by the coding sequence ATGCTTTTGGCTACTATTGGAAATCTGTTGCCATGTCGTCGCCACCCGTTCGGAAAAATTGGAAATGCCTTAAGGGTTCATTTTGCCCGACAAATTTGTGCAAAAGTTGGCAAAGGGTGCTTGATTGAAAAGGGGGCTTCTTTTAATGAGGGCGCTATTTTAGAGGACTTTTCTGCTGTTGGGGTTAATTGTTTTATAGATTCCTCGGTTCATATTAAAGGTCATAATATGATGGGACCTAATGTGAAAATATATACTCGAAATCATTTTTACGATGATGTAAAACATTGTTTTGATGGTAATACGGCTCAAAAAAAAGTAATTGTAGGCGCGTACACTTGGATAGGAACACAAGTTTTAATTATGCCAGGAGCGTCTATTGGTGATCATTCTATTATAGGAGCGGGAGCTGTTGTTTCGAAAACTATTCCGAGTGGAGTACTTGCTGCAGGCAATCCTTGCGTTGTAAAAAAAATTATTGATAAAGAATTTTATAAAGGGTAG
- a CDS encoding glycosyltransferase produces MPKISVIVAVYCAEKSLCKCLDSLDNQTFKDYEVILVDDGSVDSSGLICDNYAHKHSNVVVVHKKNGGVSSARQCGMENASGEYVIHIDPDDWVEPNMLEEMYASAVLNSSDMVICDFIFHYQSKLICKPQKPKSLNHRDVMREFFFDLHGSCCNKLIKRECFVSNNLLFPTNLVVWEDLFVCVCLTFNPIRISYVPKAFYHYICYSNDNSLVKVVSRKKLNSMLFFIDYFESKDGFDISLLLKRKIEAKRTAFLLRDMKKDEFVGLLPETNVLFENGFGGFKKLDSLIRFSLGKSWRVSRILLSIWKLKFSVEKKIRKCL; encoded by the coding sequence ATGCCTAAGATATCTGTTATTGTTGCAGTTTATTGTGCTGAAAAAAGCTTGTGCAAATGTTTGGATAGCTTAGATAATCAAACTTTTAAAGATTATGAGGTAATACTTGTTGATGATGGGTCTGTTGACTCTTCGGGTTTGATTTGTGATAACTATGCGCATAAGCACTCAAATGTTGTTGTTGTGCATAAAAAAAATGGAGGCGTGAGCTCAGCGAGACAATGTGGTATGGAAAATGCGTCTGGAGAATATGTTATTCATATTGATCCTGATGATTGGGTCGAACCAAATATGCTTGAAGAAATGTATGCTAGTGCTGTTTTGAATTCTTCTGATATGGTTATTTGTGATTTTATTTTTCATTATCAGAGCAAATTAATTTGCAAGCCACAAAAACCAAAGTCGTTAAATCATAGAGATGTTATGCGCGAATTTTTCTTTGATTTACATGGCTCATGCTGTAATAAATTGATTAAGAGAGAGTGTTTTGTTTCAAATAATCTTTTGTTTCCGACGAATTTGGTTGTGTGGGAAGATTTGTTTGTTTGTGTTTGTTTGACATTTAATCCTATACGCATTTCGTATGTACCAAAGGCTTTTTATCATTATATTTGCTATTCGAATGATAATAGTCTTGTTAAGGTTGTGTCAAGAAAAAAACTCAATTCGATGCTTTTTTTTATTGACTATTTTGAATCAAAAGATGGTTTTGACATATCGCTTTTGTTAAAACGTAAAATAGAGGCGAAACGAACAGCTTTTTTGTTGAGAGATATGAAAAAAGATGAGTTTGTTGGCTTGCTTCCAGAAACGAATGTGTTGTTTGAAAATGGCTTTGGAGGTTTCAAAAAATTAGATTCACTTATTCGATTTTCTTTAGGAAAATCATGGCGTGTTTCGAGAATTTTGCTTAGCATCTGGAAATTAAAGTTTTCTGTTGAGAAAAAAATAAGGAAATGTCTGTAA